Proteins encoded together in one Streptomyces sp. NBC_01216 window:
- a CDS encoding MGMT family protein produces MGRMSVEELPAYAERVLEVAELIPPGHVMTYGDVAEWLGEGGPRQVGRVMALYGGAVPWWRVVRADGCPLPGHEPRALGHYRDEGTPLREAGRTAQGHVPRIDMRRARWDGGTHT; encoded by the coding sequence ATGGGCCGGATGAGCGTGGAGGAGCTTCCCGCGTACGCGGAGCGGGTGCTGGAGGTCGCCGAGCTGATTCCCCCAGGCCACGTGATGACCTACGGGGACGTGGCCGAATGGCTGGGCGAGGGCGGGCCGCGTCAGGTCGGCCGGGTGATGGCCCTGTACGGCGGTGCCGTGCCGTGGTGGCGTGTGGTGCGTGCCGACGGCTGTCCGCTGCCGGGACACGAACCGCGTGCCCTCGGTCACTACCGCGACGAGGGCACCCCGCTGCGCGAGGCGGGACGCACCGCCCAGGGGCACGTGCCGAGGATCGACATGCGCAGGGCACGGTGGGATGGCGGAACTCACACCTGA
- a CDS encoding lysylphosphatidylglycerol synthase domain-containing protein, giving the protein MVMGPDAQPPGAGAGPGVPGAPEPERVSGDEPLLAARVHRPSDLMRLLVGLLAIAVVIAIAAFAHGTTSGLEQDINKGAGGAPDVFVKIAGLVSSIAVLLVPVAFAIERLIKRDGLRIADGVLAAVLAHGVTLATDLWVAKAAPGTIQDALTQPQSGGGLTDPVHNYLAPVIAYMTAVGMARRPRWRVVLWVVLLLDAFTMLVAGYTTAFSIILTVLIGWTVAYGTLYAVGSPNVRPTGQTLLAGLRKVGFRPVTALRAEGVPDSADSGDRGRRYLVTLEDGPPLDVTVVDREQQAHGFFYRAWRRITLRAITTRRSIVSLRQALEQEALLAYAAIAAGANAPKLIATSDLGPDAVMLVYEHLGGRTLDSLGDDEVTDDVVRGAWRQVRALQSRRIAHRRLAGDAILVDRSGKVILTDLRGGEIAAGDLVLRMDIAQLLTELGLRVGAERAVSVAVEVLGPDAIADCLPLLQPIALSRSTRATLRRQARERSKREREAVLEASEAGKRARAEDAVPTPDGKADRKSDRRIEKAEKQAEKRALDEALDEAREEDLLAQIRRQVLLIRPQAPVEPVRLERIKPRTLVSLIAGAVAAYFLLSQVASTPLSTISEADWRWVAAAVLFSALSYVAAAMSLLGFVPERVGFGRTVIAQVAGSFVKIVAPAAVGGVALNTRFLQRSGVRPGLAVASVGASQLFGLGAHIVLLLSFGYLTGTEKSQSLTPSRTVIAGLLTVAVLVLVVTAIPFMRKFVSTRLRSLFAGVVPRMLDVLQRPVKLLTGISGMLLLTVVFVLCLDASIRAFGHGHQGISYASVAVVFLAGNALGSAAPTPGGVGAVEGALTFGLVAVGLPLEVATPAVLLYRLLTLWLPVLPGWLCFNWLTRRGAL; this is encoded by the coding sequence ATGGTGATGGGGCCCGACGCTCAGCCTCCCGGGGCGGGGGCCGGCCCAGGCGTGCCCGGCGCGCCGGAGCCCGAGCGGGTCTCCGGCGACGAGCCGCTGCTCGCCGCCCGCGTCCACCGGCCCTCGGACCTGATGCGGCTCCTGGTCGGCCTCCTCGCGATCGCCGTCGTCATCGCCATCGCCGCCTTCGCGCACGGCACCACCTCCGGCCTGGAGCAGGACATCAACAAGGGCGCCGGCGGTGCCCCGGACGTCTTCGTCAAGATCGCCGGCCTGGTCTCCAGCATCGCCGTGCTGCTCGTCCCGGTCGCCTTCGCCATCGAACGCCTGATCAAACGGGACGGTCTGCGGATCGCCGACGGCGTCCTCGCCGCCGTCCTCGCCCACGGCGTCACCCTCGCCACCGACCTGTGGGTCGCCAAGGCCGCGCCCGGCACCATCCAGGACGCGCTGACGCAGCCGCAGTCCGGAGGCGGACTCACCGACCCGGTGCACAACTACCTCGCGCCGGTCATCGCGTACATGACCGCCGTGGGCATGGCACGCAGACCCCGCTGGCGGGTGGTCCTGTGGGTGGTGCTGCTGCTCGACGCGTTCACCATGCTGGTGGCGGGCTACACCACCGCGTTCTCGATCATCCTGACCGTGCTGATCGGCTGGACCGTCGCCTACGGGACGCTCTACGCGGTCGGCTCCCCCAACGTCCGTCCCACCGGCCAGACCCTCCTCGCCGGTCTACGCAAGGTGGGATTCCGCCCGGTCACCGCGCTGCGCGCCGAGGGCGTGCCCGACTCCGCCGACAGCGGCGACCGCGGCCGCCGGTACCTGGTGACGCTGGAGGACGGGCCGCCTCTGGACGTCACGGTCGTCGACCGCGAACAGCAGGCCCACGGGTTCTTCTACCGCGCGTGGCGCCGCATCACCCTGCGCGCCATCACCACCCGCCGCTCCATCGTCTCCCTGCGCCAGGCCCTGGAGCAGGAGGCGCTGCTCGCGTACGCGGCGATCGCCGCCGGCGCGAACGCCCCGAAACTGATCGCCACCTCCGACCTCGGCCCGGACGCCGTGATGCTGGTCTACGAGCACCTGGGGGGCCGGACCCTGGACTCGCTGGGCGACGACGAGGTCACCGACGACGTGGTGCGCGGCGCCTGGCGTCAGGTGCGGGCGCTCCAGTCGCGCCGCATCGCGCACCGCAGACTCGCCGGCGACGCGATCCTGGTGGATCGTTCCGGCAAAGTGATCCTCACCGATCTGCGGGGCGGCGAGATCGCCGCCGGTGATCTGGTGCTGCGGATGGACATCGCGCAGCTGCTGACCGAGCTCGGACTGCGGGTGGGCGCCGAGCGGGCGGTCTCCGTCGCCGTCGAGGTCCTCGGCCCGGACGCGATCGCCGACTGTCTCCCCCTCCTGCAGCCGATCGCGCTCAGCCGCTCCACCCGGGCGACCCTGCGACGGCAGGCCCGGGAGCGTTCGAAGCGGGAGCGCGAGGCCGTGCTGGAAGCCTCGGAGGCCGGCAAGCGCGCCCGCGCCGAGGACGCCGTCCCCACCCCGGACGGCAAGGCGGACCGCAAGTCCGACCGCAGGATCGAGAAGGCGGAGAAGCAGGCCGAGAAGCGGGCCCTGGACGAGGCCCTGGACGAGGCGCGCGAAGAGGACCTGCTGGCCCAGATCCGCCGCCAGGTCCTGCTGATCCGACCGCAGGCACCCGTCGAACCGGTCCGCCTGGAGCGGATCAAGCCGCGCACGCTCGTCAGCCTGATCGCGGGCGCCGTCGCCGCGTACTTCCTGCTCTCCCAGGTCGCGAGCACCCCGCTGTCCACGATCAGCGAGGCCGACTGGCGGTGGGTCGCCGCGGCGGTGCTGTTCTCCGCGCTGAGCTACGTGGCCGCCGCGATGAGCCTGCTCGGCTTCGTCCCGGAGCGGGTCGGCTTCGGGCGGACGGTGATCGCCCAGGTCGCCGGGTCCTTCGTGAAGATCGTCGCTCCGGCGGCGGTCGGCGGTGTCGCGCTGAACACCCGCTTCCTCCAGCGCTCGGGCGTCCGACCCGGTCTCGCGGTGGCCAGCGTCGGCGCCTCTCAGCTCTTCGGCCTCGGCGCCCACATCGTGCTGCTGCTGTCCTTCGGCTATCTGACGGGTACCGAGAAGTCGCAGTCCCTCACCCCGTCCAGGACGGTCATCGCGGGACTGCTGACGGTGGCCGTGCTGGTCCTCGTGGTGACCGCGATCCCCTTCATGCGGAAGTTCGTCTCCACCCGGCTGCGCTCGCTGTTCGCGGGCGTGGTGCCGCGCATGCTGGACGTGCTCCAGCGGCCGGTGAAACTGCTCACCGGCATCAGCGGCATGCTGCTGCTGACCGTCGTGTTCGTGCTCTGCCTGGACGCGTCGATCCGTGCGTTCGGCCACGGCCACCAGGGGATCAGCTACGCGAGTGTGGCCGTGGTCTTCCTCGCGGGCAACGCGCTCGGCTCGGCGGCGCCGACCCCCGGCGGTGTCGGGGCGGTCGAGGGCGCGCTGACCTTCGGCCTGGTGGCGGTCGGACTCCCGCTGGAAGTGGCGACCCCGGCGGTGCTGCTCTACCGCCTGCTGACGCTGTGGCTGCCGGTGCTGCCCGGCTGGCTCTGCTTCAACTGGCTGACCCGGCGCGGCGCGCTCTGA
- a CDS encoding alpha/beta hydrolase has translation MPISATQRAALLTATTVLLVAGCSDGDDPASGPATPTGSGLAGLASQRLEWAPCPPPSAAEGGGPAPSPLPGGTPWECTFMEAPLDYADPDGETVELALIRAPARDRDRRIGSLIYNFGGPGGSGVTGLPAFAADYESLRSRYDLVSFDPRGVGRSEGVVCATDKELDAYYALDFTPDDAEEERALSEAQKAYARGCETESGTVLPHVGTENAARDLDLMRQVLGDDKLHYFGISYGTELGGVYAHLFPENVGRAVLDAVVDPGAGTEAGALGQARGFQLALDNFAADCVARGDECALPGSTVAEIEDFILGLLAGLDEKPIPGIGDRELTQTQAIGGIAQTLYSKEYWQYLEQGLDAADGGDGGLLLALSDSLNGRDENGGYSNIQAANAAINCVDFKERYTLGQAKERLPEFREASAVFGDYLGWALASCADWPVPGTWDHPDVSAPGSAPILVVGTTGDPATPYEGAKAMADALGEGVGVEVTYEGEGHGAYNGGSACVKKTVDAYLLEGKVPVSGTVCT, from the coding sequence ATGCCGATCTCCGCCACGCAGCGCGCCGCCCTGCTCACCGCGACCACCGTGCTGCTCGTCGCCGGGTGTTCGGACGGTGACGACCCGGCGTCCGGGCCGGCGACGCCGACGGGGTCCGGGCTCGCCGGACTCGCCTCGCAGCGGCTGGAATGGGCCCCCTGCCCTCCGCCGTCCGCGGCCGAGGGGGGCGGCCCCGCGCCCTCGCCGCTGCCCGGCGGGACACCGTGGGAGTGCACGTTCATGGAGGCCCCCCTCGACTACGCCGACCCCGACGGCGAGACCGTCGAACTCGCCCTCATCCGCGCGCCCGCACGCGACCGGGACCGCCGGATCGGTTCCCTCATCTACAACTTCGGCGGCCCCGGAGGCTCCGGCGTCACCGGGCTGCCCGCCTTCGCCGCCGACTACGAGTCGCTCCGCTCCCGCTACGACCTGGTCTCCTTCGACCCCCGGGGCGTCGGCCGCAGCGAGGGCGTCGTCTGCGCGACGGACAAGGAGCTGGACGCCTACTACGCACTCGACTTCACCCCCGACGACGCGGAGGAGGAGCGGGCGCTGTCCGAGGCGCAGAAGGCGTACGCGAGGGGCTGCGAGACCGAGTCGGGAACGGTCCTCCCCCACGTCGGCACCGAGAACGCCGCGCGCGACCTGGACCTGATGCGCCAGGTCCTCGGCGACGACAAGCTCCACTACTTCGGCATCTCCTACGGCACCGAACTGGGCGGCGTGTACGCCCACCTGTTCCCGGAGAACGTCGGCCGCGCCGTGCTCGACGCCGTCGTCGACCCCGGCGCGGGCACCGAGGCCGGGGCGCTGGGCCAGGCCCGCGGCTTCCAGCTCGCGCTCGACAACTTCGCCGCCGACTGCGTGGCCCGCGGCGACGAGTGCGCGCTGCCCGGCTCGACGGTCGCCGAGATCGAGGACTTCATCCTCGGGCTGCTCGCCGGCCTCGACGAGAAGCCGATCCCCGGCATCGGCGACCGCGAGCTCACCCAGACACAGGCCATCGGCGGCATCGCGCAGACGCTGTACTCCAAGGAGTACTGGCAGTACCTGGAGCAGGGCCTGGACGCGGCCGACGGCGGCGACGGCGGCCTGCTGCTCGCCCTGTCCGACTCGCTGAACGGTCGCGACGAGAACGGCGGCTACAGCAACATCCAGGCGGCGAACGCGGCCATCAACTGCGTCGACTTCAAGGAGCGCTACACGCTGGGGCAGGCCAAGGAGCGGCTCCCGGAGTTCCGTGAGGCGTCCGCCGTTTTCGGCGACTACCTGGGCTGGGCCCTGGCGAGCTGCGCCGACTGGCCGGTCCCCGGCACCTGGGACCACCCGGACGTCTCCGCGCCCGGCTCCGCCCCGATCCTGGTGGTCGGCACCACCGGCGATCCCGCGACCCCGTACGAGGGTGCCAAGGCGATGGCCGACGCGCTCGGCGAGGGCGTCGGCGTGGAGGTGACGTACGAGGGCGAGGGGCACGGCGCCTACAACGGCGGCAGCGCCTGCGTGAAGAAGACGGTCGACGCCTATCTCCTGGAGGGGAAGGTGCCGGTCTCCGGGACCGTCTGCACGTGA
- a CDS encoding alpha/beta hydrolase, producing the protein MSLRIRAAALAVTTLLLAGCSHPAAPDGPPRTRAPQDDTKAPDASGLPRALLSQRPDWTTCPAPRGGEKPGHAWRCATVDVPLDYSRPYEETIPVALIRKEARDKEKRIGSLLFDFGGPGASGVDILPRAATAYATLGDRYDLVGFDPRGVQRSAGVRCREDAELAASEARTDLTPDTPAEEAAYLEDSAAFGAGCARHSGGVIPHTTTTNTARDLDLIRHVLGDAKLHYFGISYGTQLGGTYAHLFPGNVGRTVLDAVVDPTADSVGHARNQAIGFQRALDNYLKSTGTTPEAGTERIVRLLAKLDREPLRVGGRRLTESLALTGMAITLYARTTWPMLTSALRQAEKGDGSELLRLADWYNDRDESGHYSTQAQSQRAISCADSSARPTAAEAKALLPEFRSLSPVFGAFLAWDTAGWCADWPVKGESARFAASAPGAGPVLVIGTTGDPATPYEGAERMARTLGQGVGVLITNKGEGHGAYGESSCVTRTVDAYLLDGKVPAYGTSCG; encoded by the coding sequence ATGTCGCTACGCATACGGGCCGCGGCCCTGGCCGTCACCACCCTGCTGCTCGCCGGGTGTTCGCACCCGGCGGCCCCGGACGGCCCGCCCCGCACGAGGGCGCCGCAGGACGACACCAAGGCGCCGGACGCGTCCGGACTGCCGCGGGCGCTGCTCTCCCAGCGGCCCGACTGGACGACCTGTCCGGCACCGCGGGGCGGCGAGAAGCCGGGCCACGCGTGGCGGTGCGCGACCGTCGACGTGCCCCTCGACTACAGCAGGCCGTACGAGGAGACGATCCCGGTCGCGCTGATCCGCAAGGAAGCGCGCGACAAGGAGAAGCGGATCGGCTCGCTGCTCTTCGACTTCGGCGGACCCGGCGCCTCCGGCGTGGACATCCTGCCTCGCGCCGCCACCGCTTACGCCACCCTCGGCGACCGTTACGACCTGGTCGGTTTCGACCCGCGCGGGGTCCAGCGCAGCGCCGGCGTGCGCTGCCGGGAGGACGCGGAACTGGCCGCCTCCGAGGCCCGTACGGACCTGACGCCGGACACCCCTGCCGAGGAGGCCGCCTACCTGGAGGACAGCGCCGCGTTCGGCGCGGGCTGCGCCCGCCACTCGGGCGGTGTCATCCCGCACACCACGACCACCAACACGGCGCGCGATCTGGACCTGATCCGCCACGTCCTGGGCGACGCGAAGCTCCACTACTTCGGAATCTCCTACGGGACCCAGCTCGGCGGCACCTACGCCCATCTGTTCCCGGGGAACGTCGGCCGTACGGTGCTCGACGCCGTCGTGGACCCGACCGCCGACTCCGTCGGACACGCCCGCAACCAGGCGATCGGCTTCCAGCGCGCCCTGGACAACTACCTGAAGAGCACCGGCACCACCCCGGAGGCCGGCACCGAGCGCATCGTCCGGCTGCTGGCGAAGCTGGACCGCGAGCCGCTGCGGGTGGGCGGACGTCGGCTGACCGAGAGTCTGGCGCTGACCGGCATGGCGATCACCCTGTACGCACGGACCACCTGGCCGATGCTCACCTCCGCGCTCCGGCAGGCCGAGAAGGGTGACGGCTCGGAGCTGCTGCGTCTCGCCGACTGGTACAACGACCGCGACGAGAGCGGGCACTACAGCACCCAGGCGCAGTCGCAGCGGGCCATCTCCTGTGCCGACTCCTCTGCCCGGCCGACGGCCGCGGAGGCGAAGGCGCTGCTGCCGGAGTTCCGGTCGCTCTCCCCGGTTTTCGGCGCCTTCCTGGCCTGGGACACGGCCGGCTGGTGCGCGGACTGGCCGGTGAAGGGCGAGTCGGCGAGGTTCGCGGCCAGCGCTCCGGGCGCGGGTCCCGTCCTGGTGATCGGCACCACCGGCGACCCGGCGACCCCCTACGAGGGCGCCGAGCGGATGGCCCGGACGCTGGGCCAGGGCGTCGGCGTCCTGATCACCAACAAGGGCGAGGGCCACGGCGCGTACGGCGAGTCGTCCTGCGTGACGCGGACCGTCGACGCGTACCTGCTGGACGGCAAGGTCCCGGCCTACGGGACCAGCTGCGGCTGA
- the moeZ gene encoding adenylyltransferase/sulfurtransferase MoeZ, with translation MSLPPLVEPAAELTVDEVRRYSRHLIIPDVGMDGQKRLKNAKVLCVGAGGLGSPALMYLAAAGVGTLGIVEFDEVDESNLQRQIIHSQSDIGRSKAESAKDSVLGINPYVNVILHEERLEAENVMDIFSQYDLIVDGTDNFATRYLVNDACVLLNKPYVWGSIYRFDGQASVFWSEYGPCYRCLYPEPPPPGMVPSCAEGGVLGVLCASIGSIQVTEAIKVLAGVGDPLVGRLMIYDALEMQYRQVKVRKDPGCAVCGENPTVTELIDYEAFCGVVSEEAQEAALGSTITPLQLKEWIDADEKIEIIDVREQNEYEIVSIPGAKLIPKNEFLMGGALQDLPQDRRIVLHCKTGVRSAEVLAVLKSAGFADAVHVGGGVIGWVNQIEPEKPVY, from the coding sequence GTGTCGCTGCCACCCCTGGTCGAGCCGGCTGCCGAGCTCACCGTAGACGAGGTCCGCAGGTACTCCCGCCACCTGATCATCCCGGATGTCGGGATGGACGGACAGAAGCGGCTGAAGAACGCGAAGGTGCTGTGCGTGGGCGCCGGCGGCCTCGGCTCGCCGGCCCTGATGTACCTGGCCGCGGCCGGTGTGGGCACGCTCGGCATCGTGGAGTTCGACGAGGTCGACGAGTCGAACCTGCAGCGCCAGATCATCCACAGCCAGTCGGACATCGGCCGCTCGAAGGCCGAGTCCGCCAAGGACTCGGTCCTCGGCATCAACCCGTACGTGAACGTGATCCTCCACGAAGAGCGGCTCGAGGCCGAGAACGTGATGGACATCTTCAGCCAGTACGACCTGATCGTCGACGGCACGGACAACTTCGCCACGCGCTACCTCGTCAACGACGCCTGTGTGCTGCTGAACAAGCCGTACGTATGGGGCTCGATCTACCGCTTCGACGGTCAGGCGTCCGTCTTCTGGTCCGAGTACGGTCCCTGCTACCGCTGCCTCTACCCGGAGCCCCCGCCGCCGGGCATGGTCCCCTCCTGCGCCGAAGGCGGCGTCCTCGGCGTGCTCTGCGCGTCCATCGGCTCCATCCAGGTCACCGAGGCGATCAAGGTCCTGGCCGGTGTGGGTGACCCGCTGGTCGGCCGACTGATGATCTACGACGCCCTGGAGATGCAGTACCGCCAGGTCAAGGTCCGCAAGGACCCCGGCTGCGCGGTCTGCGGCGAGAACCCCACCGTCACCGAGCTCATCGACTACGAGGCATTCTGCGGCGTCGTGTCCGAGGAGGCGCAGGAGGCGGCTCTCGGCTCCACGATCACTCCCCTGCAGCTCAAGGAGTGGATCGACGCGGACGAGAAGATCGAGATCATCGACGTCCGTGAGCAGAACGAGTACGAGATCGTCTCGATCCCGGGCGCCAAGCTGATCCCGAAGAACGAGTTCCTGATGGGCGGCGCCCTCCAGGACCTGCCGCAGGACCGGCGCATCGTCTTGCACTGCAAGACGGGTGTCCGTAGTGCGGAAGTCCTCGCCGTACTCAAGTCCGCGGGCTTCGCGGACGCGGTGCACGTCGGCGGCGGCGTGATCGGCTGGGTCAACCAGATCGAGCCAGAGAAGCCGGTCTACTAG
- a CDS encoding spherulation-specific family 4 protein, with translation MSHLTAATGTGGAVREMGFGVPGYAHPLLAPVEWAELTRPGTPLHWAVLNVADGPGTRPDPHCMEASGRLRDAGVRVLGHLDLCHGSRGFGEIVAEADRFLDWYRVGGFYLDRCPADRAGLSAVRRVTATLEAMLDGEAHLVLGHGTHPYQGYADTADQLVTFSGPWTDYRWSQVAEWTADHPPRKFVHLVHGVPRNHLEEAMRIARWQGAGTIFFTDRGGRSGQNDPFHTLPGYWDEIVSRIGPGVSE, from the coding sequence ATGTCGCATCTGACCGCGGCCACCGGCACCGGTGGAGCCGTCCGGGAGATGGGCTTCGGCGTTCCCGGTTACGCCCACCCGCTGCTCGCCCCGGTCGAGTGGGCCGAGCTGACCCGTCCCGGCACCCCGCTGCACTGGGCGGTGCTCAACGTCGCCGACGGGCCGGGGACCCGGCCCGACCCGCACTGCATGGAGGCGTCCGGCCGCCTGCGGGACGCCGGTGTCAGGGTCCTCGGGCATCTGGACCTGTGCCACGGTTCGCGCGGCTTCGGAGAGATCGTCGCGGAGGCCGACCGCTTCCTGGACTGGTACCGGGTCGGCGGCTTCTACCTCGACCGCTGCCCCGCGGACCGCGCCGGCCTGTCCGCGGTGCGACGGGTCACGGCGACCCTGGAAGCGATGCTGGACGGCGAGGCCCACCTCGTCCTCGGCCACGGCACCCACCCGTACCAGGGGTACGCCGACACGGCCGACCAGCTGGTCACCTTCTCCGGTCCCTGGACCGACTACCGCTGGTCCCAGGTGGCGGAGTGGACCGCGGACCACCCGCCCCGGAAGTTCGTCCACCTGGTCCACGGAGTGCCGCGCAACCACCTGGAGGAGGCCATGCGGATCGCCCGCTGGCAGGGTGCGGGGACGATCTTCTTCACGGACCGCGGGGGCCGCTCGGGGCAAAACGATCCATTCCACACACTGCCCGGCTACTGGGACGAAATCGTCTCGCGCATTGGACCGGGTGTCTCGGAATGA
- a CDS encoding NAD-dependent epimerase/dehydratase family protein — translation MRVLLLGANGFIGRFVADRLLADPAVHLTALGRGDDADVRFDLAGGSPGALTRFLDAVHPGVVVNCAGATRGGARELTRHNTVAVATVCEALRRSGCGARLVQVGCASEYGPSQPGSSTAEDAVPRPGGPYGVSKLAATELVLGSGLDAVVLRVFSPVGPGTPAGSPLGRLAEAMRRAIQSGDGELKLAGLGVQRDFVDVRDVARAVHAASLSAAQGVVNIGTGRAVRLRDAAAVLTRVAGYAGSLNEIDGPPQRPVIGAPRGETVAEQMAAAPYPYPDGCGGWQQADVRTARDRLGWRPRINLEESLADIWMEAACRI, via the coding sequence ATGAGGGTGCTGCTGCTCGGAGCCAACGGATTCATCGGCCGCTTCGTCGCCGACCGGCTGCTCGCCGACCCGGCCGTGCATCTCACCGCCCTCGGCCGGGGCGACGACGCCGACGTGCGGTTCGACCTCGCGGGCGGCAGCCCCGGCGCGCTGACCCGCTTCCTGGACGCCGTCCACCCGGGCGTCGTCGTGAACTGCGCGGGCGCCACCCGCGGCGGCGCCCGCGAGCTGACCCGCCACAACACCGTCGCCGTCGCCACCGTCTGCGAGGCCCTGCGCCGCAGCGGTTGTGGCGCCCGGCTGGTCCAGGTCGGCTGCGCGTCCGAGTACGGGCCTTCCCAGCCCGGCTCCTCCACAGCCGAGGACGCCGTGCCCCGCCCCGGCGGCCCGTACGGCGTCTCCAAGCTCGCCGCGACCGAACTCGTCCTCGGCTCCGGGCTGGACGCGGTGGTCCTGCGGGTGTTCTCCCCGGTGGGCCCCGGCACCCCCGCCGGGTCACCGCTGGGCCGTCTCGCCGAGGCCATGCGCCGGGCCATCCAGTCCGGTGACGGAGAGCTCAAACTCGCCGGACTCGGCGTCCAGCGCGACTTCGTCGACGTACGGGACGTGGCCCGTGCCGTGCACGCCGCTTCGCTCTCCGCCGCCCAGGGCGTGGTCAACATCGGCACCGGCCGCGCCGTGAGGCTCCGCGACGCCGCCGCCGTACTCACCCGGGTCGCCGGATACGCCGGCTCCCTGAACGAGATCGACGGCCCGCCGCAGCGGCCGGTCATCGGGGCCCCGCGCGGCGAGACCGTCGCCGAGCAGATGGCCGCCGCGCCCTACCCGTACCCCGACGGCTGCGGCGGCTGGCAGCAGGCCGACGTCCGCACCGCTCGCGACCGGCTCGGCTGGCGTCCCCGGATCAACCTCGAGGAGTCCCTCGCCGACATCTGGATGGAGGCGGCATGTCGCATCTGA
- a CDS encoding DUF3492 domain-containing protein, with protein MRIGLVTEGGYPYATGESGLWCDRLVRGLAPHEFDVYALSPTTREDGGGRAAPPSHVRGVRTAPLRGPEDDGRAYGRRDRHRFADHVRTLAHGICAASDATGRESFAEGLYGLAELARERGGPHAALRSEPALRALESACRAPGARRGVAATGVPDYLVFADRLEQALRPLSLDWYGDDTLGAADLCHATSGGCTALPGLLAKRFFGTPLLVTEYGVGLRAHYLSAAEATLSAPVRALLAAFHGRLAAEVYRQAELLTPGNTHTRRWQERCGAERSRIRTVYPGMESARFAETGEDEESGDPATLVWVGRVDPAKDLIALLHAFAEVRKAQPDVRLRIITAPVREPGAEAYLAHCRSLAAQLFPDEAAGAHDIGENPVSFEALGGPEAPTLAEAYAAGAVVVLSSVVEGFPISLVESMFCARATVSTDVGAVVEVIGGTGLVVPPRNPRALADACLALLRDPDRRHRLGAAARARALELFTAEQNIAAFRGIYLELLSRSPVRRRAADGVPFGHPAESHVPGSWAGRPVSAVGGTGGPDA; from the coding sequence GTGCGGATCGGACTGGTAACGGAGGGTGGCTACCCGTACGCCACGGGTGAGTCCGGGCTCTGGTGCGACCGGCTCGTGCGCGGGCTCGCCCCGCACGAGTTCGACGTCTACGCCCTCAGCCCGACCACCCGGGAGGACGGCGGCGGCCGGGCCGCCCCGCCGTCGCACGTCCGAGGCGTCCGGACCGCCCCGCTCCGGGGTCCCGAGGACGACGGCCGCGCCTACGGGCGACGCGACCGGCACCGCTTCGCCGACCACGTCCGGACCCTGGCGCACGGCATCTGCGCCGCATCGGACGCGACCGGCCGCGAGTCCTTCGCCGAGGGACTCTACGGACTGGCCGAACTCGCCCGCGAACGCGGCGGACCGCACGCCGCACTCCGGTCCGAACCCGCCCTTCGCGCACTCGAATCCGCCTGCCGCGCCCCCGGCGCACGGCGGGGCGTGGCCGCCACCGGCGTCCCCGACTACCTCGTCTTCGCCGACCGGCTGGAACAGGCGCTGCGCCCCCTGTCGCTCGACTGGTACGGGGACGACACCCTCGGCGCCGCCGACCTCTGCCACGCCACCTCTGGCGGATGCACGGCCCTGCCCGGACTACTGGCCAAACGCTTCTTCGGCACGCCGCTGCTGGTCACCGAGTACGGCGTGGGCCTGCGCGCCCACTACCTCTCCGCCGCCGAGGCGACTCTCTCCGCCCCCGTACGCGCCCTGCTCGCCGCCTTCCACGGCCGGCTGGCCGCCGAGGTCTACCGGCAGGCCGAGCTCCTCACCCCCGGCAACACCCACACCCGCCGCTGGCAGGAGCGGTGCGGAGCGGAGCGGTCCAGGATCCGCACGGTCTATCCGGGCATGGAGTCCGCCCGGTTCGCCGAGACCGGCGAGGACGAGGAGAGCGGCGACCCCGCCACGCTGGTCTGGGTCGGCCGGGTCGATCCGGCCAAGGACCTGATCGCCCTGCTGCACGCCTTCGCCGAGGTCCGCAAGGCGCAGCCCGACGTGCGGCTGCGGATCATCACCGCTCCGGTGCGCGAACCAGGCGCCGAGGCGTACCTCGCGCACTGCCGGTCTCTCGCGGCCCAGCTCTTCCCCGACGAGGCCGCCGGAGCGCACGACATCGGCGAGAACCCGGTCTCCTTCGAGGCGCTGGGCGGGCCCGAGGCCCCGACCCTCGCGGAGGCGTACGCGGCCGGCGCCGTCGTCGTCCTCTCCAGCGTCGTCGAGGGCTTCCCGATCAGCCTCGTCGAGTCCATGTTCTGCGCGCGGGCGACCGTCTCCACGGACGTCGGCGCGGTGGTCGAGGTCATCGGCGGCACCGGCCTCGTCGTCCCCCCGCGTAATCCGAGGGCACTCGCCGACGCCTGCCTGGCACTGCTGCGCGACCCCGACCGCCGGCACCGACTGGGCGCCGCCGCCCGCGCCCGCGCGCTCGAACTCTTCACGGCCGAACAGAACATCGCCGCGTTCCGCGGCATCTACCTCGAACTCCTCTCCCGCTCCCCGGTCCGCCGCCGCGCCGCCGACGGCGTGCCCTTCGGCCACCCGGCGGAGTCCCACGTCCCCGGCAGCTGGGCCGGCCGGCCGGTGAGCGCCGTCGGTGGAACGGGAGGCCCCGATGCCTGA